The following proteins come from a genomic window of Deltaproteobacteria bacterium:
- a CDS encoding GAF domain-containing protein: MTTTATKKRINRARILDKVIRIVNSRIRHEKKLQHILKTVAGELGLEEGFLFLLDKGQDLLVLQVAGDRIENWTGEQAYKLGEGMIGRAGSERKFLSGSLKAEAQPTHVGDPAKRIIAMPVSDDSFLYGAMVFVNSGTKRLTGAQIDLLKAVSLELGGIIQDFRMTVEAKRRVMELNALFEVSKAMSSTMNLEALVGNLVSICARLVSARWAELSITDQANEIVAGATFGKKIADTHPSVCVSLGLGNDFCGDLCAADKISWQDGTNVPFDEEDRRLLHSVGSFVSSALDKSIMFKEVESLARNNAIMVQTLSSLYNISSNMMTTVDFEELIDIILKSMIHSEGLGFDRCALLLLDERSRTLRLHKCFSRVERSPEPVTENRAESQSCEHEPPVQDIQIDFVHESGAPAQCLSERRPINVIDPGDAFFNPQGPLQSFLEFPFAAVPLLAKDKDIGVILVDHALKRRPVSEDELKNLCMLVYQAGLALENSRLYGFIDHVNRELKEAKEKLIESEKMAALGEIAAGIAHEIRNPLVTIGGFARRASGIVSPESDLKRYIDFIVAGVARLENTLKDVLNFSQDAVGGFKYFDLNVVINEALDHLRLDLQENDIQVEKDLVPSPKVFGDSRQIRHVYFNLFLNAIQAMESGGLLKIKTFYSTESGRTYITSVVEDLGGGIPVGILHNIFNPFFTTKARGSGLGLAIVHKIVTRHQGDISVDNVPGKGVSFIIKFPVYASA; the protein is encoded by the coding sequence ATGACGACCACAGCAACAAAAAAGCGCATTAATCGGGCCCGAATTCTGGATAAGGTGATCCGCATCGTCAATTCCAGGATCCGCCATGAGAAAAAGCTGCAACACATTCTAAAAACCGTTGCAGGCGAATTGGGCCTGGAAGAAGGATTCCTTTTCCTTCTGGACAAAGGGCAAGATCTTCTGGTTCTGCAAGTCGCCGGAGACCGCATCGAAAACTGGACGGGCGAGCAAGCGTACAAGTTGGGAGAAGGGATGATCGGGCGCGCGGGCTCAGAGCGTAAATTTCTCTCAGGCTCCCTGAAAGCGGAGGCTCAACCGACGCATGTCGGTGACCCGGCCAAACGAATCATCGCTATGCCCGTTTCCGACGACAGCTTTCTGTACGGCGCTATGGTCTTCGTAAACAGCGGCACGAAACGACTTACCGGCGCACAAATCGACCTCCTGAAAGCGGTTAGTCTTGAACTTGGCGGAATCATCCAAGATTTCCGGATGACGGTGGAAGCCAAGCGCCGAGTGATGGAATTGAACGCTCTGTTTGAAGTCAGTAAGGCCATGTCGTCCACCATGAATCTCGAGGCTCTGGTAGGCAATCTGGTGTCGATCTGTGCGCGTCTTGTCAGCGCCCGTTGGGCCGAGCTTTCCATTACCGATCAAGCCAACGAGATCGTCGCCGGAGCCACTTTCGGGAAAAAGATCGCAGACACGCACCCTTCGGTTTGCGTAAGCCTCGGACTCGGTAATGATTTTTGTGGTGATTTGTGCGCAGCGGACAAGATCTCCTGGCAGGACGGGACCAATGTTCCCTTCGACGAAGAGGACCGGCGATTGCTTCATTCGGTCGGTTCCTTTGTTTCCAGTGCGCTGGACAAGTCCATCATGTTCAAAGAAGTGGAGTCTCTGGCCAGGAACAACGCGATCATGGTACAGACGCTGAGTTCCTTGTACAACATATCCAGCAACATGATGACCACCGTGGACTTCGAAGAACTTATCGACATTATTCTAAAATCCATGATTCATTCGGAAGGGTTGGGGTTCGACCGCTGTGCGTTGCTCCTGCTGGACGAAAGGAGCCGAACGTTACGACTGCATAAATGCTTCTCCCGTGTCGAGCGATCTCCTGAACCGGTAACCGAAAACCGCGCCGAAAGTCAATCGTGCGAGCATGAGCCCCCAGTTCAAGATATACAAATCGATTTCGTACATGAGTCCGGAGCGCCCGCCCAATGTCTGTCCGAACGCAGACCCATTAACGTCATCGACCCCGGGGATGCATTCTTCAATCCGCAAGGACCCCTTCAATCCTTCCTTGAATTCCCTTTTGCAGCCGTGCCGCTGCTGGCCAAGGACAAGGACATCGGAGTCATCTTGGTGGACCACGCCCTGAAACGCAGACCGGTTTCCGAGGACGAACTCAAGAACCTGTGCATGCTGGTCTACCAGGCGGGCCTTGCTTTGGAAAACAGCCGGCTGTATGGGTTCATCGATCATGTGAATCGAGAGCTGAAAGAGGCGAAAGAGAAGCTGATCGAGTCTGAAAAGATGGCGGCCCTCGGGGAGATCGCCGCCGGCATCGCCCACGAAATCCGGAATCCGCTGGTGACAATAGGAGGTTTTGCCCGGAGAGCATCCGGTATTGTCAGTCCGGAGTCAGATCTCAAGCGTTACATCGATTTCATTGTCGCAGGGGTGGCGCGGCTCGAAAACACGTTGAAGGATGTGCTCAACTTTTCCCAGGATGCCGTTGGAGGCTTCAAGTACTTCGATTTGAATGTGGTCATCAATGAAGCTTTGGATCATTTGAGGCTCGACCTGCAGGAGAACGACATTCAGGTGGAAAAGGACCTGGTTCCGTCTCCGAAAGTGTTCGGCGACAGCCGCCAGATCCGGCACGTGTATTTCAACCTCTTCCTGAACGCTATTCAAGCCATGGAGTCGGGAGGCCTGCTAAAGATCAAGACATTCTACTCCACGGAAAGCGGTCGGACATACATTACGAGCGTTGTTGAAGACCTGGGAGGAGGCATACCCGTCGGAATTCTTCACAACATCTTCAATCCGTTCTTTACCACCAAGGCGCGCGGTTCGGGTCTCGGGTTGGCCATCGTACACAAGATCGTCACCCGGCACCAAGGCGATATAAGCGTGGACAACGTCCCCGGTAAAGGGGTATCTTTCATCATTAAATTTCCGGTTTACGCTTCTGCCTGA
- a CDS encoding DUF362 domain-containing protein, which yields MSSEVYFADMRAGIRENLFDKLHLLLDRVGLSQKISAKDLVAIKMHFGERGNTAYIRPVFIRQIVDRLKALNARPFLTDANTLYVGARSDSVSHLNTAIENGFAYSVVGAPVIIADGLLGSSAVEVPVNGKHFETVSVGAEIAHADALISVAHFKGHELAGFGGAIKNVGMGSASRKGKLAQHSNVSPKVSKKRCIGCGECVDHCAQQAISIEEGEKSWIDPEKCVGCGECILVCPEGAINVQWNESIPVFMEKMVEYTKGVLKGKGPKSLFVNFLTQISPACDCYGHCDAPIVGDIGILASTDPVAIDQASVDLVNQRSIMAGSCLDGKDECVSDKFRGIYPQIDWKLQLEYAENIGLGSRAYELVAVKKEQPDKK from the coding sequence ATGTCGAGTGAAGTCTATTTTGCGGATATGCGGGCCGGCATCCGAGAGAACCTGTTTGACAAACTGCATCTCCTGCTGGATCGGGTGGGACTGAGCCAAAAGATCTCAGCCAAAGACCTGGTGGCGATCAAAATGCATTTCGGAGAACGGGGGAACACGGCCTATATCCGTCCCGTATTTATACGCCAAATCGTCGATCGGCTGAAAGCGCTGAACGCCCGGCCGTTCTTGACGGACGCGAATACGCTCTACGTAGGCGCCCGGAGTGACAGTGTTTCACACTTGAATACCGCTATCGAGAACGGATTTGCATATTCGGTGGTAGGCGCTCCCGTGATCATAGCGGACGGACTGTTGGGGTCGTCGGCGGTAGAAGTTCCGGTAAACGGGAAGCACTTCGAAACCGTCTCCGTAGGCGCTGAAATTGCCCATGCGGACGCCCTGATCAGCGTAGCCCATTTTAAAGGGCATGAGCTTGCCGGATTCGGAGGCGCCATCAAGAACGTGGGCATGGGATCGGCGTCCCGAAAAGGAAAACTCGCTCAGCACTCGAACGTTTCCCCGAAGGTCTCCAAGAAAAGATGTATCGGTTGCGGTGAATGCGTAGATCACTGCGCACAGCAGGCCATCTCGATCGAGGAAGGCGAGAAGTCCTGGATCGATCCCGAGAAATGTGTCGGATGTGGAGAATGCATTCTCGTATGCCCGGAAGGGGCCATCAATGTTCAATGGAACGAATCCATTCCGGTGTTCATGGAGAAAATGGTGGAGTACACCAAAGGAGTGCTCAAAGGCAAAGGACCAAAAAGCCTATTTGTGAACTTCCTTACGCAGATATCGCCGGCGTGCGACTGCTATGGACACTGCGATGCTCCTATCGTGGGTGATATCGGAATCCTGGCGTCCACCGATCCGGTGGCCATTGACCAGGCTTCCGTGGATCTTGTGAACCAACGTTCCATCATGGCGGGATCCTGTTTGGATGGAAAGGACGAATGCGTTTCGGACAAATTTCGAGGCATCTATCCTCAAATCGACTGGAAACTCCAGTTGGAATACGCTGAAAACATCGGATTGGGCAGCCGGGCTTACGAACTGGTAGCCGTCAAAAAGGAACAGCCCGATAAGAAGTGA
- a CDS encoding DAK2 domain-containing protein, translating to MNASRFADALCGGLKNVCLQREYLDAINVFPVPDRDTGRNLVATLSGMFSILRTKSIHDFQALYDLISREAIQFARGNSGMIFSQFLKGWIAPLRGKDTANSDAWSRAWRSGRDLAYASVARPRQGTILSVLDAAVREAGRSEATVDSEGLERLLHVCGDALLETPNQLDALDRAGVVDAGGLGLVLLIEGMALTERGADIPASSGWIAGHLDLARLNGGERQPNLMGAYSSSYCVELLLEGPSAGLENVLERLQSFCDSLEKAWGQGQVRLHLHTDQPFAIRNLVPEDVFVLEMSVEDMRYQARIFEERRESLRPTGLAALVAGSGFARILESMALDFVLDVEAHPFSAEHLPEKLERIRCQKLLLVTTHGAHSSVLEQNLRRLTKPWELVMVENEAEVVAAGLAFDPNEREEINRRRLTEAVHQTVSGSLIADSGTGGYRFKINRKSVRSAPYRSLREAGEALVESLREEKSSLVTLYAGAGLEGGFFHDLEAALAERFSDLVVERQHGGQTHCLCLVSVE from the coding sequence ATGAACGCAAGTCGATTTGCAGACGCTCTGTGTGGCGGCCTGAAGAACGTGTGTTTGCAACGGGAGTATTTGGACGCCATCAATGTATTTCCCGTTCCGGACCGTGATACCGGCAGAAATCTCGTGGCGACTTTGTCCGGGATGTTCAGCATCCTGCGGACAAAATCCATACACGATTTTCAGGCCTTGTATGACCTGATCTCCAGAGAGGCGATTCAGTTCGCCCGGGGAAATTCCGGAATGATCTTTTCCCAGTTTCTCAAAGGCTGGATAGCTCCGTTGAGGGGAAAAGACACCGCGAATTCGGATGCCTGGTCGCGGGCTTGGCGAAGCGGGCGCGACTTGGCCTACGCCAGCGTTGCGCGCCCCAGGCAAGGCACCATTCTCTCGGTATTGGACGCCGCCGTCAGGGAGGCGGGGCGATCGGAGGCTACGGTCGACTCGGAGGGACTCGAACGTTTGCTGCACGTGTGCGGGGATGCGCTGCTGGAAACCCCGAACCAGTTGGACGCCTTGGATCGGGCGGGCGTCGTCGACGCCGGTGGATTGGGCCTGGTGCTCCTGATCGAAGGGATGGCCCTAACAGAGCGTGGAGCGGACATCCCCGCCTCCAGCGGGTGGATTGCGGGACACCTGGATTTGGCGCGCCTCAATGGCGGGGAACGGCAGCCGAACCTTATGGGCGCGTATTCGTCGAGCTATTGTGTGGAGCTGCTACTCGAAGGACCCTCAGCGGGGCTTGAAAACGTTCTCGAACGCCTTCAATCGTTCTGTGATTCCCTCGAAAAGGCGTGGGGCCAAGGGCAAGTCCGCTTGCACCTGCACACGGACCAGCCTTTCGCCATTCGGAACCTGGTTCCCGAAGACGTGTTCGTTCTGGAAATGTCGGTGGAAGATATGCGGTACCAGGCGCGTATATTCGAGGAGCGCCGGGAATCTCTTCGTCCGACCGGCCTTGCGGCGCTGGTTGCCGGTTCGGGATTTGCCCGCATACTCGAGAGCATGGCATTGGATTTCGTCCTGGACGTGGAAGCACATCCTTTTTCAGCAGAGCACCTGCCGGAAAAACTGGAGCGGATTCGTTGCCAAAAACTCTTGCTCGTAACAACGCACGGCGCCCATTCATCGGTTCTTGAGCAAAATCTCCGCCGTCTGACCAAGCCCTGGGAGCTGGTGATGGTCGAAAACGAGGCCGAGGTCGTGGCGGCCGGCCTCGCATTCGATCCAAACGAACGTGAGGAAATCAACCGCCGTCGTTTGACCGAAGCGGTTCATCAGACGGTCTCCGGAAGTTTGATCGCCGACTCCGGAACGGGGGGATACCGCTTCAAGATAAACAGGAAAAGTGTGCGGTCCGCCCCTTACAGGAGCCTGAGAGAAGCCGGAGAAGCTCTGGTGGAGTCGTTACGGGAAGAAAAATCCTCATTGGTGACCCTTTACGCAGGGGCGGGACTGGAAGGAGGCTTTTTCCACGATCTCGAGGCGGCTCTGGCGGAGCGCTTTTCAGATCTCGTGGTGGAACGGCAACATGGTGGACAGACCCATTGCCTGTGTCTGGTATCTGTGGAGTGA
- a CDS encoding DegV family EDD domain-containing protein — MKKVGLITDSASCISRAMADALHIRVIQNYVVTANHSFRDHDLDLPSYYAGMRVSRDVATTSHASMEEVEAVITEELSEYETVLYMAVSPGYTQLFDMASNIKEHHPEGNRIRIVNTEAASGQMAAVVLEVAAARRPESTWEDLESVARGAVSKAREIIVLDSLTYLARGGRIGRVRSLLGLALSIKPLIGHLNGIASPWGKVRTHAQGLDFILKKIQELGLNSPNPFFLVSDADNAVWAENAEQALKNRFPAAAIHRVPMAGAAGTHMGPGTWSVAWISG, encoded by the coding sequence ATGAAAAAAGTCGGCCTGATAACGGACAGTGCGAGCTGCATCAGCCGGGCCATGGCGGACGCACTTCACATCCGCGTGATCCAGAATTACGTGGTCACTGCCAATCACAGCTTTCGTGATCATGATTTGGACCTGCCGTCGTATTATGCGGGGATGCGCGTTTCACGCGACGTTGCCACTACATCGCACGCTTCCATGGAGGAGGTTGAGGCCGTTATAACCGAGGAACTGTCCGAATACGAAACCGTCCTTTATATGGCGGTCTCGCCGGGCTACACCCAGCTTTTCGATATGGCGTCGAACATCAAGGAGCATCATCCGGAAGGAAATCGGATTCGGATTGTGAACACCGAGGCCGCTTCCGGGCAGATGGCGGCCGTGGTTCTCGAGGTGGCCGCGGCCAGAAGACCGGAGTCCACATGGGAGGATCTCGAGTCCGTGGCTCGGGGAGCCGTGTCAAAGGCCAGGGAAATTATCGTTCTGGACTCGCTTACGTATCTTGCTCGAGGCGGAAGAATCGGCAGGGTTCGCTCGCTTCTTGGGCTCGCCCTGTCAATCAAACCTCTTATTGGACACCTGAACGGCATCGCATCGCCTTGGGGAAAAGTCCGAACCCACGCACAGGGATTGGACTTCATATTGAAGAAGATCCAGGAGCTCGGTTTGAACTCCCCCAATCCGTTCTTTCTGGTGTCGGACGCGGATAACGCCGTTTGGGCCGAGAATGCGGAGCAGGCGCTAAAGAACCGGTTTCCGGCGGCTGCCATCCACAGGGTGCCCATGGCCGGTGCGGCGGGAACGCATATGGGACCGGGTACATGGAGCGTGGCCTGGATTTCGGGATGA
- the cobU gene encoding bifunctional adenosylcobinamide kinase/adenosylcobinamide-phosphate guanylyltransferase, with product MFGTAFDRGCLLVTGGAKSGKSSLALEVCDAMDKEKIFLATAQALDQEMEKRIRRHKEERTSEWRTIEEPLDVPGVLSRLDREDRVILVDCLTLWVNNLYMNHGDEQEAILSHVDRLVRTLSGVRGAVVVVSNEIGWGIVPGDPVSRAYRDTVGFVNQQVARTSSKVVVVVSGLPLVLKDG from the coding sequence ATGTTTGGAACGGCCTTTGATCGAGGTTGCCTGTTGGTGACCGGTGGGGCAAAAAGCGGAAAGAGCAGCCTCGCACTGGAAGTCTGTGATGCCATGGATAAGGAGAAAATCTTCCTGGCTACGGCTCAGGCCCTCGATCAAGAGATGGAAAAGCGGATTCGGCGGCACAAGGAGGAACGGACGTCGGAATGGCGAACGATCGAGGAACCTCTCGATGTGCCAGGGGTTTTGAGCCGGTTGGATCGGGAGGACAGGGTAATTCTGGTCGACTGTTTGACCTTGTGGGTAAATAACCTGTACATGAACCATGGCGACGAACAGGAAGCCATATTGAGTCACGTTGATCGGCTGGTCCGGACGCTGTCGGGAGTCCGGGGCGCTGTGGTCGTCGTCTCGAATGAGATAGGATGGGGCATTGTGCCCGGTGATCCCGTGTCCCGCGCCTACAGAGATACGGTTGGTTTCGTGAACCAACAGGTAGCTCGGACCTCGAGCAAGGTGGTGGTTGTAGTATCCGGATTGCCTTTGGTGCTCAAGGACGGATGA
- the cobT gene encoding nicotinate-nucleotide--dimethylbenzimidazole phosphoribosyltransferase, producing the protein MKKEVELAIGSIPPLDLRLRDEAQKHLDSLTKPRGSLGRLEEFARDYLVMRGDLSIRVREKAVIVFASDHGVVEDGVSAYPKDVTHQMVLNFLAGGAAINVISRHTGSRVYVVDIGVDHDFGDVPGLVHAKISRGTRNMAVGPAMDRKQAVAAMQEGYALAQKLADEGVDLVAPGDMGIGNTTASSAIAAVFTGKPVTAVTGRGTGIDDDTHAHKVAVIERAIQVNRPDPKDPLDVLSKVGGLEIAGIAGLVIGAAIRRIPVVLDGFISTAGGLAAYEMDNRVRDYLFAAHRSVEIGHAAMLERLELTPFVDLSMRLGEGTGASIGMDLIQLGVEIFHDMATFESAGVSDKDD; encoded by the coding sequence ATGAAGAAAGAAGTGGAACTAGCTATTGGCTCGATTCCTCCACTTGATTTAAGGCTTCGAGACGAAGCGCAAAAGCACCTGGATTCCCTGACAAAACCCAGGGGAAGCCTCGGACGTCTGGAAGAGTTCGCCCGTGACTATTTGGTCATGCGAGGTGACCTGTCGATCCGGGTCCGGGAGAAGGCTGTAATCGTATTCGCTTCGGATCATGGAGTGGTGGAGGACGGGGTCAGCGCATATCCGAAAGATGTGACCCATCAGATGGTGCTGAACTTCCTGGCGGGAGGCGCGGCCATCAACGTCATATCCAGGCATACCGGCTCCCGCGTGTATGTGGTCGATATTGGAGTGGATCATGATTTCGGCGATGTTCCCGGGCTCGTTCATGCGAAAATCAGCCGCGGCACCCGGAACATGGCCGTCGGCCCCGCCATGGACCGGAAGCAGGCCGTCGCCGCCATGCAGGAGGGATATGCCCTCGCCCAAAAACTGGCGGACGAGGGTGTCGATCTTGTGGCCCCGGGAGATATGGGCATCGGCAACACGACGGCGTCAAGCGCCATCGCCGCCGTATTCACCGGAAAGCCCGTCACGGCCGTCACCGGCCGAGGCACTGGAATTGACGATGACACCCATGCCCACAAAGTGGCCGTCATAGAGCGGGCGATTCAGGTAAACCGCCCGGACCCCAAGGATCCTCTGGATGTTCTATCCAAAGTGGGCGGTCTGGAGATTGCCGGAATAGCGGGATTGGTTATAGGAGCGGCGATTCGGCGCATTCCCGTGGTGCTGGACGGATTCATCTCGACGGCGGGGGGACTGGCGGCGTATGAAATGGATAACCGTGTCCGCGATTACTTGTTCGCCGCGCACCGTTCGGTTGAAATCGGACACGCGGCTATGCTCGAGAGACTCGAGCTGACTCCCTTCGTGGATCTGTCCATGCGCTTGGGCGAAGGAACGGGAGCGAGCATCGGTATGGATCTCATTCAATTAGGCGTGGAAATCTTCCACGACATGGCTACGTTCGAATCCGCGGGCGTAAGTGATAAAGATGACTAG
- a CDS encoding adenosylcobinamide-GDP ribazoletransferase, with translation MTSLLALGRRFLFALQFLTVIQIWGRLRPTDEDLPRSMAFYPAIGVVLGVLVAWGHRLSLHIWPPMLADFQAILLMIVFTRALHLDGLGDTMDGLLGSHLPARSLEIMKDSSLGAFGVVSIVTILVWKFAALTAVPMRIKFETLCLLPILGRHTMVQLAKIAPYARSTGGLGKSFVDDLRWFDYAIAGITAVVACTFIAGRLGAILFGVIWIVTALESFIFRWRLGGVTGDVLGAASEFNEALVLVILAGAAYGAAGL, from the coding sequence ATGACTAGTCTGTTGGCTTTAGGACGGCGATTCCTCTTCGCCCTTCAGTTCTTGACGGTGATTCAGATATGGGGTCGATTGCGCCCGACGGATGAAGATCTGCCGCGTTCCATGGCCTTTTATCCGGCCATAGGCGTCGTCTTGGGTGTTCTCGTGGCCTGGGGCCACCGGCTCTCCCTACATATTTGGCCGCCCATGCTGGCGGACTTTCAGGCCATACTGCTTATGATTGTATTTACCCGAGCTCTCCATCTGGACGGGCTGGGGGACACCATGGACGGTCTGCTCGGTTCCCACCTCCCGGCAAGGTCCCTGGAAATCATGAAAGACAGCAGTTTGGGCGCCTTTGGCGTGGTCAGCATCGTGACTATCCTGGTCTGGAAGTTCGCCGCCCTAACAGCCGTACCCATGCGCATCAAATTTGAGACCCTGTGTCTGTTACCCATATTGGGACGGCATACCATGGTGCAACTGGCCAAGATAGCTCCATACGCCAGGTCGACCGGAGGATTGGGGAAAAGCTTCGTCGATGACCTGAGATGGTTCGACTATGCTATCGCCGGGATAACGGCCGTGGTTGCCTGCACCTTTATTGCGGGACGGCTCGGCGCGATCCTTTTCGGAGTGATCTGGATCGTCACGGCTCTGGAATCGTTTATATTTCGATGGAGGCTTGGAGGAGTGACGGGTGATGTCCTCGGGGCAGCCTCGGAATTCAACGAAGCCCTCGTCCTGGTGATACTGGCGGGAGCAGCCTACGGAGCGGCCGGACTTTAG
- a CDS encoding TIGR04211 family SH3 domain-containing protein, with amino-acid sequence MKTFKLLWLLVLIVFLPFPALGQYKAYVTDYFEISCRTGPGTDYRIIKLLHSGDAVEFLSEAEGWTQVRLENGDVGWVLSRYLMRDKPLSLQADSLIKENAALKEEKAGYLDQLEKLRSENSGLQTELANTAASVETVKLQLGSLEEGCKEYVSLKDRYAKLKTRHEELEKEYSVLHREGDESLQKHLWMVYGGGILLVGVVVGSLFRIARTSKRKRHYLRV; translated from the coding sequence GTGAAAACGTTCAAGCTTTTGTGGCTGTTGGTTTTAATTGTGTTTCTTCCGTTTCCGGCCCTGGGCCAATACAAGGCCTACGTGACCGACTATTTTGAAATCTCCTGCCGGACCGGTCCTGGAACGGATTACAGAATCATAAAGCTCCTCCACTCGGGCGATGCGGTCGAGTTTCTTTCCGAAGCGGAAGGATGGACTCAGGTGCGTCTCGAAAACGGTGACGTAGGCTGGGTGCTGAGCCGCTATCTCATGCGCGATAAACCCCTGTCCCTTCAGGCCGATAGTCTCATCAAGGAAAACGCCGCGCTGAAGGAAGAGAAGGCGGGATATCTGGACCAACTCGAAAAACTTCGTTCGGAGAACTCGGGACTGCAGACTGAGCTGGCCAATACCGCGGCTTCTGTCGAAACGGTGAAGTTGCAACTCGGATCGCTTGAGGAAGGCTGCAAGGAATACGTGTCTCTGAAAGACCGGTATGCGAAGCTCAAAACTCGCCACGAGGAACTCGAAAAAGAATACAGCGTGCTCCATAGAGAAGGAGACGAATCGCTCCAAAAGCACCTCTGGATGGTGTACGGCGGAGGCATTCTGCTGGTGGGAGTGGTAGTGGGATCCCTCTTCAGGATAGCCCGGACATCTAAAAGGAAACGACACTATTTGAGAGTGTAG
- a CDS encoding aminopeptidase, translating to MAQAKGKKETKALKERLFSKPELVWDKLSSKEKDQVFDLGERYKQFLSKAKTEREAVDEIIATAEAAGFRDINKAGRSRKLYAVNGAKAAALAVLGSEPLHMGLRIVAAHLDCPRLDLKQNPLYEDLDMAYLKTHYYGGIKKYQWVARPLAVHGKVVLADGRELDLKIGEAADEPVFIVNDLLPHLAQNVQATKKMADIVVGEKLNVLIGALPYPDTDVSDRFKLAVLVYLNNTYGITEDDLVSAELEVVPAGPAKDVGMDRSMVGSYGQDDRASAFMALSALCEVLNPTYTCLALFVDKEEVGSEGPTAAKSRFFQMVVMDLFAKAGEPVLVSHLEKALFRSKAISADVNAAMDPDWAEVHEKRNAARLGYGISLSKFGGIRGKVGSNDASAEYVGWLRRVFKNAGIVWHTGELGKVDEGGGGTIAKFLAEHGMDVVDMGVPVLSMHSPFEITHKGDIYMGCRAFKAFFST from the coding sequence ATGGCCCAAGCAAAGGGTAAGAAGGAAACAAAAGCCTTAAAGGAAAGACTGTTCTCGAAACCCGAATTGGTCTGGGACAAACTCTCCTCCAAAGAGAAAGACCAGGTTTTTGATTTAGGAGAACGGTATAAGCAATTCCTATCCAAAGCCAAAACCGAACGCGAAGCGGTAGATGAAATCATCGCCACTGCTGAAGCTGCGGGTTTCAGGGATATCAATAAGGCGGGACGTTCGCGTAAGCTTTATGCGGTGAACGGGGCAAAAGCCGCTGCACTGGCCGTCCTGGGCAGTGAACCGCTGCACATGGGGCTACGCATCGTTGCCGCCCACCTGGACTGCCCGCGTCTGGATCTGAAGCAAAATCCTCTGTATGAAGATCTGGACATGGCCTATCTGAAAACCCATTACTACGGCGGAATAAAGAAATATCAGTGGGTCGCCCGCCCGCTCGCCGTCCACGGAAAAGTGGTCCTGGCGGATGGACGAGAGCTGGATCTGAAGATCGGCGAGGCTGCCGACGAGCCGGTGTTTATCGTTAACGACCTTCTGCCGCATCTCGCCCAAAACGTTCAGGCTACAAAAAAAATGGCCGATATCGTGGTGGGGGAAAAGCTCAACGTACTGATCGGAGCGCTCCCCTACCCGGATACGGACGTGAGCGACCGTTTCAAGCTGGCCGTCCTGGTTTACCTGAACAACACCTACGGAATTACGGAAGACGATCTCGTATCCGCCGAACTGGAAGTAGTTCCTGCCGGGCCCGCCAAAGACGTGGGAATGGATCGCAGCATGGTTGGATCCTACGGTCAGGATGACCGCGCAAGCGCGTTTATGGCTCTGTCGGCTTTATGTGAAGTACTGAATCCTACATATACTTGCCTGGCGCTTTTTGTGGATAAGGAAGAGGTCGGAAGCGAAGGGCCGACTGCAGCCAAAAGCCGTTTTTTTCAGATGGTGGTCATGGATTTGTTCGCTAAAGCCGGCGAGCCGGTGCTGGTCTCCCATCTTGAAAAGGCCCTGTTTCGATCCAAAGCCATTTCAGCCGACGTCAATGCAGCCATGGACCCGGATTGGGCTGAAGTTCACGAAAAGCGTAACGCAGCCCGGCTGGGTTACGGGATCAGTTTGAGCAAGTTCGGGGGAATCCGGGGAAAGGTGGGCTCCAACGATGCCAGCGCCGAGTACGTCGGCTGGCTGAGACGCGTTTTCAAGAATGCGGGCATTGTTTGGCACACGGGGGAACTGGGCAAAGTGGACGAAGGCGGCGGCGGAACCATTGCCAAGTTCCTGGCGGAGCATGGTATGGACGTTGTAGATATGGGGGTGCCCGTTCTGTCTATGCATTCTCCCTTCGAGATAACCCACAAAGGCGATATCTACATGGGATGTCGTGCATTCAAAGCCTTTTTTTCCACATGA